From a single Brassica napus cultivar Da-Ae chromosome C9, Da-Ae, whole genome shotgun sequence genomic region:
- the LOC106416584 gene encoding homeobox-leucine zipper protein HAT2 has translation MMMGKEDLGLSLSLGFSQHNNPSSSISNNLYRFPWNQTLASTSDLRKIQVNTLPSTVDCEEEAGVSSPNSTISSTISGGKRSEREGTDEEEDAGGETSRKKLRLSKDQSAFLEETFKEHNTLNPKQKLALSKKLSMTARQVEVWFQNRRARTKLKQTEVDCEYLKRCVEKLTEENRRLLKEAMELRTLKLSPQFYGQMTPPTTLIMCPSCERVAGPSSNHHQTHRPVAINPWVPRAGQVAHGLDFEALRS, from the exons ATGATGatgggaaaagaagatcttGGTTTGAGCCTAAGCTTAGGTTTTTCACAACATAACAATCCTAGTTCGTCTATATCCAACAACCTCTATAGATTTCCATGGAACCAAACATTGGCTTCTACGTCAG ATCTTCGCAAAATACAAGTGAACACTCTTCCATCAACGGTGGATTGCGAGGAGGAAGCAGGAGTTTCTTCTCCCAACAGTACGATCTCGAGCACCATAAGCGGCGGGAAGAGGAGTGAGAGAGAAGGAaccgacgaagaagaagacgctGGAGGCGAAACGTCGAGGAAGAAGCTCCGATTATCCAAGGATCAGTCTGCTTTTCTGGAAGAGACTTTCAAAGAACACAACACTCTCAATCCC AAACAGAAGCTAGCTCTGTCCAAGAAGTTGAGCATGACCGCAAGACAAGTGGAAGTGTGGTTTCAGAACAGAAGAGCAAG AACCAAATTAAAGCAGACGGAGGTGGATTGTGAATACTTGAAACGATGCGTAGAGAAACTAACGGAGGAGAATCGTCGACTTCTGAAAGAGGCTATGGAGCTTCGAACTCTCAAGCTCTCTCCACAGTTTTACGGCCAAATGACTCCACCAACTACGCTCATCATGTGTCCGTCCTGTGAGCGTGTGGCTGGGCCATCATCAAACCATCACCAAACTCACCGGCCCGTTGCGATCAACCCATGGGTTCCTCGTGCTGGTCAAGTGGCTCATGGGTTGGATTTTGAAGCCTTACGATCGTGA
- the LOC106417029 gene encoding uncharacterized protein LOC106417029, which yields MSSPHRGFEYRSLYENFSHLLDTGKDSRVPKDVSCSFSWILWMLWKNKNAFNFEGKEYEAEDTVTKCREESRRWTEVVATAKAETGNRNQRPRDGNIWIVPKSERVKCNIGISWSKVTCMSGLGWIVRNSEGETLLHSRRTINGVSSLLEARRLGLIWAAESMNSHKLQKVCFELEDYELVGSVNKPKAWPAFRAYGEELRDVLNKVTDWKVSSVKRVAK from the coding sequence ATGTCATCTCCGCACCGAGGTTTTGAATATAGatctttatatgaaaattttagtCATTTGCTGGATACTGGAAAAGATTCTAGAGTGCCAAAGGATGTGAGTTGTAGCTTCTCGTGGATCTTATGGATGTTGTGGAAGAACAAGAATGCATTTAACTTCGAAGGAAAAGAGTATGAGGCAGAGGATACGGTCACAAAATGTCGTGAGGAGTCCAGGCGCTGGACTGAGGTTGTGGCAACAGCAAAAGCGGAAACGGGTAATAGGAATCAGAGGCCTAGGGATGGTAACATATGGATAGTACCAAAGAGTGAAAGAGTGAAGTGCAATATTGGAATCTCATGGTCTAAAGTGACGTGTATGTCGGGTTTGGGCTGGATTGTAAGGAATAGTGAAGGTGAAACTTTGCTCCATAGCAGAAGAACTATAAATGGTGTGTCGTCGCTTTTGGAGGCTAGACGTTTGGGTTTAATTTGggcagcggagagtatgaattCTCACAAATTGCAGAAAGTGTGTTTTGAGTTGGAGGACTATGAGTTGGTGGGCTCTGTGAACAAACCTAAGGCGTGGCCAGCGTTTCGGGCGTACGGTGAGGAGTTAAGGGATGTCTTGAATAAAGTTACAGATTGGAAGGTAAGCTCAGTAAAGAGAGTGGCTAAGTAA
- the LOC106418000 gene encoding palmitoyl-protein thioesterase 3-like translates to MFSMGKKRSGLAVALVFLVLVQVSVSVPFIVLHGIAASCSQGKEANFTQLLTNLSGSPGYCIEVGNGKRDSWFMPLMKQTEIVCEKVKQMKELRKGYNIVGRSQGNLVARGLIEFCHGGPPVFNYISLAGPHAGISSVPLCGNGSLCEIADKLIKSEIYSDFIQNHLAPSNYLKIPTEINKYLEKSKYLPKLNNEIPNQRNSTYKERFTSLHNLVLVKFQDDKVIVPQDSSWFGFYRDGAFKPLLSAQQTKLYTEDWIGLKTLDDAGKVKFVSVKGAHIIMADLDVVKYVVPVLHRDDYRV, encoded by the exons ATGTTTTCTATGGGGAAGAAGCGGTCTGGACTTGCGGTGGCGCTTGTATTCTTAGTCTTGGTTCAAGTCTCTGTTTCAGTTCCGTTTATAGTGCTTCATGGAATTGCAGCTTCTTGTTCTCAGGGTAAAGAAGCAAACTTCACGCAGCTTCTCACTAACCTCTCTGGCTCTCCTGGATATTGCAT AGAAGTTGGAAATGGAAAACGTGATTCATGGTTCATGCCACTTATGAAACAAACGGAAATAGTGTGTGAGAAGGTGAAACAAATGAAAGAGTTGCGTAAAGGATACAACATTGTTGGAAGATCTCAG GGGAATCTAGTGGCTAGAGGCTTGATAGAGTTCTGCCATGGTGGACCTCCTGTTTTCAACTATATATCTTTAGCAGGTCCTCATGCTGGAATCTCCTCTGTTCCTTTGTGTGGT AATGGATCATTGTGTGAAATAGCAGATAAGCTGATCAAGTCAGAAATCTATAGCGACTTCattcaa AATCATCTTGCTCCTAGTAATTATCTCAAAATCCCTACT GAAATAAACAAGTATCTAGAAAAGTCTAAGTATCTACCTAAGCTTAACAATGAGATACCAAACCAAAGAAACTCCACTTACAAAGAGCGTTTCACCAGTTTACACAACTTGGTTCTTGTCAAG TTTCAAGACGATAAGGTTATTGTTCCACAAGATTCATCTTGGTTCGGGTTTTATCGGGATGGTGCATTCAAACCACTTCTCTCTGCCCAACAGACAAAGCTATATACAGAAGACTGGATTGGTTTGAAAACATTGGATGATGCTGGAAAAGTGAAGTTTGTTAGTGTAAAGGGTGCACACATCATAATGGCTGATCTCGATGTTGTCAAATACGTCGTGCCTGTCCTTCATCGTGATGATTACAGagtttaa
- the LOC106417877 gene encoding glycine-rich protein 5-like, which translates to MNTRAFVVWCVLLAAVLAATAVASVDDAKQAGANQVDELKSSCKYGNCEHGGEISFEEAHNAKNELNQGIGGFDEVIGGKEDESKYNQGGQKGGGGGGQGGQKGRGGGGQGGQKGGGGGGQGGQKGGGGGGQGGHKRGGGSGQGGQGGHKGGGGGGGQGGRKGGGGGGGQGGRKGGGGGGGQGGHKGGGGGGGQGGHKGGGGGGHGQGGRGSGGGGGGSGRGGDGGM; encoded by the exons ATGAATACAAGAGCTTTTGTAGTGTGGTGTGTTTTGTTAGCGGCTGTTTTAGCCGCCACAGCTGTTGCTTCCGTCGATGACGCAAAACAAG CTGGTGCAAACCAAGTAGACGAGTTAAAGTCATCATGTAAGTACGGGAACTGTGAACATGGTGGAGAGATTTCTTTCGAAGAAGCACATAACGCTAAGAATGAGCTCAACCAAGGAATAGGTGGTTTCGATGAAGTCATTGGCGGGAAAGAGGATGAATCCAAATACAACCAAGGCGGACAAAAGGGAGGCGGTGGAGGTGGCCAAGGAGGACAGAAGGGCCGCGGAGGAGGTGGCCAAGGAGGACAGAAGGGAGGTGGAGGAGGTGGCCAAGGAGGACAGAAGggaggcggtggtggtggcCAAGGAGGACACAAGAGAGGCGGTGGTAGTGGCCAAGGAGGACAGGGTGGACACAAAGGAGGAGGCGGGGGTGGTGGCCAGGGAGGACGCAAAGGAGGAGGCGGGGGTGGTGGCCAGGGAGGACGCAAAGGAGGAGGCGGCGGCGGTGGCCAGGGAGGACACAAAGGAGGAGGCGGCGGTGGTGGCCAGGGAGGACACAAAGGAGGAGGCGGAGGGGGTCACGGACAAGGAGGTAGGGGCAGcggaggaggtggaggtggtAGTGGACGAGGAGGCGACGGCGGAATGTAG